The segment CTGGTATGTCTCCAGAGACAGCACACATGGCTCTTTGTGGGCCTGATGAACCTCCACTCCAAGCCCGGGACAAGGGGGATGCTCAGCACCATGCTGGAGAGCTgccagaggggggtgggggcggagctaATCCAGAAGCCTGTCCCTGACAGAgcccagtaccagctgcttccaaGGAAGATTGCAAGCGTGTACCCTGGTGTAGAATCATGGAACAGCCTTCCCACAGGGGCGATTTCCTCCTGATACTCAGTGGCTGGCTCCTGCTCTGAACCAGGCGGCTTTATGTTTTCTAATCCCACCCATGTTTTTTAATCCCACCTGAGGGAGATGTGTTCATTACCCGTCAGCGTGTATGCTTTCCTTGAATCCTGCTCAACTCTTGGCCTCCATGAGATCTAGTGGTGTGGTGTTCTGCAGGCTAATCTTCTGTCCCCTGCAAGCTTCCCTCTATCCTGTGGGGCTAACGAAGCTCTAGCCTTATCCGTTCAAATCCGTACATGAAAAGCCCAAGGCAACCAGCCCTGCAGAGGCAGCCACGCAGGGGAGATCTTCGAGCACGAAAGGGTGGGGCTGGTGCTGACAGTGCCAAATGCACTGTGGGAGCAGAGTTTTGATAGCCCAGAGCCCAGTAACATGTTTAAATCACTGCCAGCGGCTGGCATACCAATTGCTATGCTTATTGCTGAAAGCAGCTAAGAGGAGGCCTTTCTGAAACCCTGGCACAACTAACAGAccaggaggggaaggtggagTGAGTGACCGCAAGGAGTAAACATGACCCTCTGCCCTCCTGATTGGAGTTGCTTTTCTGAAGCATGCCGTTTGGCAAGATGGAAAGTCTGGCAATAGTTAACTATTGCTATACAGCCAGTTAACTGATGGAAAGTTTTCCTGCTTGACTGATGGAAAATTGTCCACCTGACAGGCTGGAAATCTCCACCCTTATCTGGGTTTCTGCTCAGCAGTTTTGTTAATGAACAAGCTACTTAATACTAAGAAGTTGGatataaaaagaggaagaaatccGAGCTTGATGGACACTTCAATGCCTGGACACCTCTCAAGCTTCCCTACAGACATCCGGCTGGCCACTGGACAGTTGCAGTTATCCACTCAAGACTGCCTCAAGACCCTGGGTAAATATGCATCTGGGATTTTTTGGGGTGTTTTACCAACCTGTTGCGGATGTTTGTAAGTGTTTAAGACTAAGTAAAGTATAGCTTTAAGTGTGAACACTCTTGtattgtcctgtttgtgccagccaccTATCGGTTGGACGGCCGTGTCGCCACTGATTTATTTtttgacaccacctcgcacagagtaaggttaccaagagctttgggttgaaagaaccctgggtaacagcACCTGGGTAATAGATTTCACTTCTGGTCGTCCCCTCCTTCCACTGCCTGAAGGTCCCCGAGATGATGGTGTCGGAGATGTCAGCCCAGTACCGACCTGCGAGAGAGGCACACAGTGTGAAATCTCAACACGGCTATGGGGGAAGGTGGGGCCTTAATATCCAGGTCTCCAAAACCTCATGGAACAAATCCCTTCCACCCACAGCTTGGATCTGGCTGCTTGTTGCATCCCCAGGGGCTCTGCCAAGGACAGGAGCCCACCCAACCGCATGCTGCCACCTTCCTCTCCATGATCGTTTGCCACAGGCAATCAAAGGGAGCAGGGGCTCTGAGGCAACCTTGAGATGCTGGCTGCAGGATAAAGGGAAAGGGTCTCGAGTTGCTTCTGCCTCCTCCATTCTCGGGGATCCAGCTGCGTTCCCCCTCATTTTGGCTCTTGGAGGCTGGAGGGTTCTGCTGATCAGCACACCCCGAGCATGGACCATCAGAGGGACAGGCAGTCAGACATCCTTGGCCAGTGGtctctggagcctgggcttttcTCATTAGTCTTGGCTTCACTGCTCAGCAGCTAACGTGCTGGAGTCAACTCCCCATGGGGAGGAGAGAAATCAGACACAAGACAGGCTCCCTCTATGTGCCTCAACATGGTGTCTTTCTGCAAGTGtgtttacacagcattcctgggCTGGGGGATCCTGAATGCCCAGCCACCCCACTGGAGATGTAACCAAGAGGGATCACGAGGCAGAGACACTCCTCTTACCAGACAGGCCATGCTGGGGAGCTTCGGACAAAAGAATGATCAGAAGCGCTAAATTTTTTCAGCTCAGCCTGACCACAGCTGGCAGGGGGcagtggagagaagagaaggCACCACAGGCACATACGAGGACTTGATGGGGAAGAGCCCCATGGAGGGAGCAGATTATCAGGGGGGTAGGACAAAGGTCTAAGAGGAATGGGATGAAGCCGTTTGCTTCAGTCACTTATTAGATTAGAAAAAGCTCAAGGGGACacactgcagggaacaatcctgccttGGCTCTGGAGCGTGGGGATCTCTCTGGGATTCTTCTGGCCAGGCAGGCTGGAGGCCAagggtgctgagctgtgtttgcgTGACACAGTCGAGGAAACACCACGGTTGTTTGTTTTAGTGTAAAAGGTGTTAAAAGGCAGAGAAACACAGCCACAGACaaaccccccttcccctgcatcacTGCACTGAGGCTGAGATCCCCAATGGCCCCCTAGATGTACTGCCCTCTAAGGACTGTGCAGCGTGTTTGGACCAAGTGCATATTTAGGACAGTTCTTTTAACCCCTTCCAAACAGGTGGCTTTCATGCCTAGTGGGGGGCGGGTTGCTTCTAcatctgggacagttccccaGACGGACTTTAAAGCTATGAGTTCAGGACCTGAATGCAGGGAGCAATGGAGTCCCTGACCCATGACCCAGTTCCTGGGGGCTGGAAGCATGTGTGATCTGCACACGTTGTGAAAGCGGCTCATTCTGTGCCCTGGAGAGCAAAAGACTACAAAGTCTgcatctccctcccaccccgctgCTTGCAAGGTGGGATGAGATTTCCAGCCCTCTTCAGGCTGAGCCTTGGGGGAAAGGTTCTGCCTCCATCCTCAGCGAGCACGACCCCAGAGACTGCAGATCTGGGGTCATGCCTGCAACACTCGATGCTGGGGTGCAAGAACCCCAGTTGGAGATCAAAGTGAGCTCCAAACACTGGCTACCCAATAGCAGCCCCTCAACCCAAGCCTCTCTGCTTGAATGTAGCTGAGTCCTGCTTACCCGAGTGCCCCCCGGTGTCGATGGCCGTCCCAAAGAGCAGCACATACTCAGTGAGCGAGGCATGGAGCAGGCACATGGAGCCCATCCACCCGCCTGCGTTGACAAACACCCACTGCAGGTCCTCGTCCGGCAGGATGTGGCCTGGGTGCTTCTTCCGCAGCTCCACAATGATCTTGGAGAAGGCCTGCTCATGGTCCAACCCTGCAGCACCAAGAAACCTGGGCAAAGTCAGCACTCCCAGGATGCCCATGGCCCCGCCACTTCCCTGGCTCCCATCAATATGAGACACCAAatttagaataaagaaaaggaggacttgtggcaccttagagactaacaaatttatttgagcataagctatcgtgagctacagctcacttcatcggatgcattcagtggaaaatacaggggggaaatttatatacacagagaacataaatgGGGACCCTTGCTTCACTCGGGGAATAAGACATTAGGGATGGGATCGAACATTCGCCCCACCTCGAGTCtattctctgccccttcccctgggcagGCAGCCCCCGACCCGGCCCCACCAGCTGATAGGCTGGGTCCCAATGTCACACCCACCAGGCAAGTGGGCACCTGGCACGAATCGGTGCAGCTGCGCCCCAGGGGCTGCCGGGGACCCAGAGGCCTGCCCCAGGCTTGGTCAACAATTCACACTTGgctctccctgccagagccccccaccccataggTCCTCCCACACGTTACCCCCTATCCCTCCGTCCCATGGATCCTCCTTACATCCCCCCCGTGTTACCCCACCGTCCCATGGGTCTCATCCCCTCAGAACCACACATCACCCCGGGGCCCCACTCAATGGGCCCCCCTCGCATTAGCCCCCAGCCCCCGTCCCACGGGTCCCACCCCCTCAGAGCCACACATCGCCCTGGGGCCCCACCCAACGGGCCCCCCTCGCGTTACCCCCCATCCCATGGGTCCCACCCCCTCAGAGCCACATATCGCCCCGGGGCCCCACCCAATGGGCCCCCCTCGCGttaccccccccagccccccatcccatGGGTCTCATCCCCTCAGAACCACACATCGCCCCGGGGCCCCACCCAATGGGCCCCCGTCGCGTTACCCCCCAGCCCCCGCACCATGAGTCCCACCCCCTCAGAGCCACACATCGCCCCGGGGCCCCACCCAACGGGCCCCCCTCGCGTTACCCCCCAGCCCCCGCACCATGGGTGTCTCCCCCCCGAGTCCCTGCCCCGCGCCCGGACCCACCCGCGTGGTGCCGCCCGAGCGCCGCGATCTCCTCGGGCCGGAACTCGAAGGGGCGGGAGGCGACCCAGCtccgcagcccctgggccagcagcgcCAGGCCCAGCAGCGCCAGCCCGGCCCGCAGCGCCCGCGACCCCAGCGCCCGCATCCCGCGCGCCCCTCGCCGCAAACCGCCGCGGCGCGCGCCGAGCCTCGCCGGGGGGCGGGACCGTCCGCTCCGCGCCAGCCAATGGCACCGCTGGGGGCCCAGGGCACAAGCCAATCACAGCTCGCAGGCCGACGCCATGGGGCGGGGCCGAGCGGGCACGGGCTCGGAGTgacaggccgggggcggggccgagcgGGCACTCGCTCGGAGTGACAGACCAGGGGGGGGGGCCGAGCGCCACTGGCTCGAAGTGACAGGCCGGGGGCGGAGCCGAGCAGGCACTGGCTCGGAGTGACAGACCAGGGGGAGGGGCCGAGCGGGCACTCGCTCGGAGTgacaggccgggggaggggccgagCGGGCACGGGCTCGGAGTGACAGACCAGGGGGAGGGGCCGAGCGGCCACTGGCTCGAAGTGACAGGCCGGGGGCGGAGCCGAGCGGGCACTGGCTCGGAGTgacaggccgggggaggggccgagCGGGCACTCGCTCGGAGTgaca is part of the Eretmochelys imbricata isolate rEreImb1 chromosome 5, rEreImb1.hap1, whole genome shotgun sequence genome and harbors:
- the LOC144264780 gene encoding sigma non-opioid intracellular receptor 1-like; translation: MRALGSRALRAGLALLGLALLAQGLRSWVASRPFEFRPEEIAALGRHHAGLDHEQAFSKIIVELRKKHPGHILPDEDLQWVFVNAGGWMGSMCLLHASLTEYVLLFGTAIDTGGHSGRYWADISDTIISGTFRQWKEGTTRSEIYYPGDTIVHQSGEATAVQWSAGTWMVEYGRGFIPSTLMFALADTIFSTQDFGTLFCTLRVYAKALLLEASAYFSHLTQ